A region from the Phycisphaerales bacterium genome encodes:
- a CDS encoding SBBP repeat-containing protein has product MRAKRTWFHAAAALASLLSAAVLPVLGNGPALDGPDLAGGVVAMRGVFFVPNQGQWADESVYYAMRSRGMDLAFRESALSMHLARPIEDASNASQDNGSAPPRFASLHDDRRPLRESPGVDDFAPADEHLTLTVSFPGSNAVTPRGAQPQAARFNYFVGGEGRGSASNVPSFASVVYENLYEGIDLHVKGSEQGVLKYEFHCAPGADWSQIWIHYDGVDSLCIDHAGTLSIETAAGTLADGAPNVWQYDERSRDVLPAHFELIDETTYRIAVTGPVDSARELVIDPDVAWMLYLGGSGSVDYAYAAAVDSAGNTLVTGETESRDFEGRINESHGWDAFLAKVDRSGDLVWVTFLGGRGYESGRAIALNERDDAFIAGNTNSLDFDGRTNSNHAVHLADDGFVLRVDAAGALQWMTYIGGGLADGSSGVAVDANGDVVVAGHTGSDDVEGSQNAPHGHSDAYLAKVDGTGTLQWVTYLGGSEDDFGAAVRIDRDGNAVFTGQTTSDDFEGRINEYQGEYSDVFAVKVSPSGGVQWMTYLGGTKNEFSTGMALDSQGNILVSGATISEDFEGRLNERNRRGAAFLLKLETNGTLIWMTYLGGSEPEEGLSVAVDSYDNAYVVGWTFSLDFFGQLNHLNGVNDAYVVKVDSTGSPEWMYYLGGSDYDVAVAVAIDITGEALVAGHTQSLDFDGRLNEKHGGQHDAFVVRVSTTRPRLSVTSTCPSGGPIGVEWRDATPDAPAVLLFARNSGAFSIPEGNPCSGTVLGLGTNLLQAVLQINSDSDGSRTLNATAGPGACGGHLQLLDVTVCTPSNVVRIE; this is encoded by the coding sequence ATGCGCGCAAAGCGAACCTGGTTCCATGCAGCGGCGGCCCTGGCCAGCCTGCTGTCTGCGGCTGTCCTGCCGGTCCTGGGCAATGGCCCCGCCCTTGACGGACCGGACCTCGCGGGCGGGGTGGTCGCTATGCGCGGCGTCTTCTTCGTGCCCAATCAGGGGCAGTGGGCGGATGAGAGCGTGTACTACGCCATGCGCTCGCGAGGCATGGACCTGGCCTTCCGCGAGTCGGCGCTCTCGATGCATCTCGCGCGGCCAATCGAAGATGCGTCGAATGCAAGCCAGGACAACGGCTCTGCGCCACCCCGGTTTGCCTCGCTCCACGATGACCGGCGGCCCTTGCGCGAAAGCCCGGGCGTCGACGACTTTGCCCCGGCAGACGAGCATCTGACCCTCACGGTCAGTTTCCCCGGCAGCAACGCCGTCACACCGCGCGGCGCGCAGCCGCAGGCGGCGAGGTTCAATTACTTTGTCGGCGGAGAAGGGCGCGGCAGCGCAAGCAACGTCCCCTCGTTCGCCTCGGTGGTGTACGAAAACCTCTATGAAGGAATTGACCTGCACGTCAAAGGCAGCGAGCAGGGCGTGCTCAAGTATGAATTTCACTGTGCGCCGGGCGCTGACTGGTCGCAGATATGGATTCACTACGACGGCGTTGATTCGCTGTGCATCGACCACGCTGGCACCCTTTCCATCGAGACGGCGGCCGGCACGCTCGCCGATGGCGCCCCGAACGTCTGGCAGTATGATGAGCGGAGTCGTGATGTTCTGCCGGCGCACTTTGAACTCATCGACGAGACCACCTATCGCATCGCCGTCACGGGACCGGTGGATTCGGCCAGAGAATTGGTCATTGATCCAGACGTGGCGTGGATGCTGTACTTGGGCGGAAGCGGCAGTGTGGATTATGCCTATGCTGCGGCAGTCGACTCAGCGGGCAACACTCTTGTCACCGGCGAGACGGAGTCGCGCGACTTCGAAGGCCGCATAAACGAATCTCATGGATGGGATGCGTTTCTGGCGAAGGTCGATCGATCGGGGGATCTGGTGTGGGTGACGTTTCTGGGAGGGAGGGGTTACGAAAGCGGACGAGCCATCGCCCTGAATGAGCGCGATGATGCATTCATCGCGGGCAATACGAACTCTCTGGACTTTGACGGTCGCACCAATTCCAACCACGCGGTTCACCTCGCAGACGATGGATTCGTCCTTCGCGTCGATGCAGCTGGCGCGCTCCAGTGGATGACCTATATCGGTGGAGGGCTCGCGGACGGCTCAAGCGGCGTCGCGGTTGACGCGAACGGCGATGTGGTCGTCGCGGGCCACACCGGTTCTGACGACGTCGAGGGGAGCCAGAATGCTCCGCATGGGCACAGCGATGCCTATCTAGCAAAAGTTGACGGCACAGGAACACTGCAATGGGTAACTTACTTGGGCGGCAGTGAGGACGACTTTGGTGCCGCGGTCAGGATCGACCGCGATGGGAACGCGGTTTTCACCGGTCAAACCACATCCGACGACTTCGAAGGTCGTATCAACGAGTATCAGGGCGAATACTCGGATGTCTTTGCTGTCAAAGTCAGCCCTTCTGGTGGCGTCCAGTGGATGACTTATCTCGGCGGCACCAAGAACGAGTTCAGCACGGGAATGGCTCTTGACAGTCAGGGCAACATTCTCGTGTCGGGCGCGACCATCTCTGAAGATTTCGAGGGACGCCTCAACGAGCGCAACCGGCGAGGAGCCGCGTTTTTGCTCAAACTTGAGACAAACGGAACACTCATCTGGATGACTTACCTGGGAGGATCGGAGCCCGAGGAAGGGTTAAGTGTCGCCGTTGATTCCTACGACAACGCGTACGTCGTCGGCTGGACATTCTCCCTTGACTTCTTCGGCCAACTGAACCACCTGAACGGCGTGAACGACGCTTACGTCGTCAAAGTTGATTCAACCGGCAGTCCTGAGTGGATGTACTATCTCGGTGGAAGCGATTACGACGTTGCCGTGGCTGTGGCTATTGACATCACCGGCGAAGCACTTGTGGCCGGCCATACTCAATCACTCGATTTTGACGGCCGGCTCAACGAAAAACATGGCGGCCAGCACGACGCCTTCGTCGTGCGCGTCAGTACCACACGGCCACGCCTGTCAGTCACCTCAACCTGCCCCTCCGGCGGACCGATCGGCGTCGAGTGGCGCGATGCGACACCTGACGCCCCTGCGGTTTTGCTTTTCGCGCGCAACTCCGGAGCGTTTTCAATCCCAGAGGGCAACCCCTGCTCTGGAACGGTGCTCGGTCTCGGGACGAATCTCCTGCAAGCCGTCCTGCAGATCAACAGCGATTCTGACGGCTCGCGCACCCTCAACGCCACCGCCGGCCCCGGCGCCTGCGGCGGACACCTCCAACTCCTTGATGTCACAGTCTGCACCCCCAGCAACGTCGTGCGAATCGAGTAA
- the serC gene encoding 3-phosphoserine/phosphohydroxythreonine transaminase, giving the protein MSDRIYNFSAGPAVLPEEVLKQTQKDLWNLAGSGVGLIEHSHRGKAFTKVIEEAEADCREIAGIPSKYKVLFLQGGASLQFAMVPMNLLGKHATADYILTGTWSKKAVEEAKLFGNAHVAASSKPTNFDRIPAAADIHYSARPAYVHITSNNTIFGTEWKSEPDVPPGAPLICDASSDIFSRPIDVSKYALIYAGAQKNLGPSGAVLVIIRDDMLKSVRDDIPTMLKYSTHAENNSLYNTPNTFGIYVMGQSFKWIKQIGGLKAMAERNEAKAKVIYDCIDNSDFFRGTAQPDSRSLMNICFRAPSEALEEKFIAEAKAAGFDGLKGHRSVGGMRASTYNALPPEACAKLVEFMKKFELANR; this is encoded by the coding sequence ATGAGCGATCGAATCTACAACTTCAGCGCGGGTCCGGCGGTTCTTCCCGAAGAGGTGCTCAAGCAGACGCAAAAGGACCTGTGGAACCTGGCGGGCTCGGGCGTCGGGCTGATCGAGCACAGCCACCGCGGCAAGGCGTTCACGAAGGTGATCGAGGAGGCCGAGGCCGATTGCCGCGAGATCGCGGGCATTCCGAGCAAGTACAAGGTGCTGTTCCTTCAGGGCGGGGCGTCGCTGCAGTTTGCGATGGTGCCGATGAACCTGCTGGGCAAGCACGCCACGGCGGACTACATCCTGACCGGCACGTGGTCGAAGAAGGCGGTCGAAGAGGCCAAGCTGTTCGGCAACGCGCACGTCGCCGCGTCGAGCAAGCCGACCAACTTCGACCGCATTCCCGCCGCGGCCGACATCCACTACTCGGCCCGTCCGGCGTACGTGCACATCACCTCCAACAACACGATCTTCGGTACGGAGTGGAAGAGCGAGCCGGATGTGCCGCCGGGCGCGCCGCTGATCTGCGACGCGAGCAGCGATATCTTTTCGCGGCCGATTGACGTGTCGAAGTACGCGCTGATCTACGCGGGCGCGCAGAAGAACCTGGGCCCGTCGGGCGCGGTGCTCGTGATCATCCGCGATGACATGCTCAAGAGCGTGCGCGATGACATTCCGACGATGCTCAAGTACAGCACGCACGCCGAGAACAACTCGCTTTACAACACGCCCAACACCTTCGGCATCTACGTGATGGGGCAGTCGTTCAAGTGGATCAAGCAGATCGGCGGGCTCAAGGCCATGGCCGAGCGCAACGAAGCCAAGGCGAAGGTCATCTACGACTGCATCGACAACAGCGACTTCTTCAGAGGCACCGCGCAGCCTGACAGCCGCTCGCTCATGAACATCTGCTTCCGGGCGCCCAGCGAGGCGCTGGAGGAGAAGTTCATCGCCGAGGCGAAAGCGGCGGGCTTTGACGGGCTCAAGGGGCACCGCTCGGTGGGCGGCATGCGCGCGAGCACCTACAACGCGCTGCCTCCCGAGGCGTGCGCCAAACTCGTCGAGTTCATGAAGAAGTTTGAGCTGGCCAACCGCTGA
- a CDS encoding ATP-binding protein codes for MLLRLFGENFLSFRDRFDLSFVAADLPGERGRGTSPIFPTGSDAPLDVLRCVALFGANASGKTNLLRAASALGWLIRDSSRTLEPDRPISFYKPFALEESFANNPSKLGATVLHENVLYEYELWFTATRIEYERLIRLDAPDTPLVLRNAPDSVEGELRSASRQVQALLAKPRTNVPILSFLAQHGPESGPGSAVALSRSFATRLRFRDYSTAQNSDFHDPVARRIHQEPSFHEWVLSKLLVPADLGIQKLETEEIDFPPGLSGAPEEFRKHFVDRGPYYRTLLVHKGNPNFRFDLDKESSGTRKMYNLSSDWWSLAHRSVTTFADELSASLHPLLVDHLVRSINHRSWEPDPMSQLAFVTHDTGLLESRAHEPAALRRDQVYFTKKQESGASILYSLAEFKNEARGVHNLRRRYLDDRYGAIPHIERILM; via the coding sequence ATGCTACTTCGGCTCTTCGGTGAAAACTTCCTCTCCTTCCGAGACAGGTTCGATTTGTCCTTCGTCGCCGCCGATCTCCCCGGAGAGCGCGGTCGAGGAACGTCGCCCATCTTCCCCACCGGCTCAGACGCGCCGCTGGATGTTCTGCGTTGTGTGGCACTATTCGGCGCAAACGCTTCGGGGAAGACAAATCTTCTTCGCGCTGCATCAGCCCTGGGGTGGCTAATCCGAGACTCGAGCCGAACTCTTGAGCCGGATCGGCCCATTAGCTTTTATAAGCCGTTCGCTCTGGAGGAGTCATTTGCGAACAATCCATCGAAGCTAGGCGCGACAGTTCTTCATGAAAACGTGCTTTATGAGTACGAGTTGTGGTTCACGGCAACTCGAATCGAATACGAGCGCCTTATTCGGCTTGACGCTCCAGATACCCCCCTAGTTCTCCGCAACGCACCCGATTCTGTCGAGGGGGAGCTGCGCTCAGCTAGTCGCCAAGTACAGGCGTTGCTTGCGAAGCCTCGAACCAACGTACCCATTCTCTCCTTCCTGGCTCAACATGGACCCGAGTCGGGTCCAGGAAGCGCAGTTGCACTTTCGAGGAGCTTTGCTACAAGGCTGCGATTCCGCGACTACTCTACTGCCCAAAACTCTGACTTTCATGATCCTGTCGCACGACGAATCCACCAAGAGCCTAGTTTTCATGAGTGGGTGCTCTCCAAGTTACTAGTCCCCGCCGATCTCGGTATTCAGAAGCTCGAAACTGAGGAGATTGATTTTCCGCCGGGGTTGTCCGGCGCACCGGAGGAGTTTCGCAAGCACTTTGTAGATAGGGGCCCATACTATCGTACATTACTCGTACACAAGGGCAATCCGAACTTTCGCTTCGATCTGGACAAGGAATCGTCGGGCACTCGCAAGATGTATAACCTTTCATCCGATTGGTGGTCTCTGGCTCATCGTAGCGTTACGACATTTGCAGATGAATTGTCTGCAAGCCTTCACCCGCTTCTTGTTGACCATCTCGTTCGATCGATAAACCACCGCTCCTGGGAGCCAGATCCGATGTCTCAGTTGGCCTTCGTCACGCACGATACAGGCCTTCTAGAATCTAGAGCGCATGAGCCCGCTGCGTTGCGACGCGACCAGGTCTACTTCACCAAGAAGCAAGAGTCGGGCGCATCCATCCTATACTCACTCGCAGAATTCAAGAACGAAGCTCGAGGAGTTCATAATCTTCGACGACGTTACCTCGATGATCGCTACGGTGCCATTCCGCACATTGAGAGAATCCTGATGTGA
- a CDS encoding AMP-binding protein: protein MSVPWAILRQIVCHPARVMMVDDQRSWRGVDVLAGALHVAAEVERVSEARHVGIMLPTGGLFPMAALGVWMLGRTVVPLNYLLKGSDLQYVVDDSEIDTIVTVGPMLEFVGEAPRGPRLVRLDAMNFRQTPLLRWPRWLGSDELAVLLYTSGTSGKPKGVMLSHGNIAANVEQCMEWVDFNERDVILGVLPQFHVFGLTALTLLPLSHGLKVIFTARFMPRKIVQLMKRHRPTAFMGIASMYTALLNVKEQTAEDWSSLRFVVSGGEPLPDAVSQAFRERLNVTLNEGFGMTETSAVSHWCRPSETRRHSVGRALPRIEVKIVDSSGQRMGVNEDGELRLRGPNMMQGYFKLPEETAAAFDEEGYLRTGDMAREDADGFLYITGRIKEMMIIGGENVFPREIEEALNKHPSVAASAVIGVRDESRGEAPVAFVELVEGATFDEVALRSHCRKWLAQYKVPRDVYLMEKLPRNATGKIMRRELRVPEGAGG, encoded by the coding sequence ATGAGTGTGCCCTGGGCGATACTGCGGCAGATCGTGTGCCATCCTGCGCGGGTGATGATGGTTGATGACCAGCGGTCGTGGCGTGGCGTTGATGTGCTGGCGGGGGCGCTGCACGTGGCGGCGGAGGTGGAGCGCGTGAGCGAGGCGCGGCACGTGGGGATCATGCTGCCCACGGGCGGGCTGTTTCCGATGGCGGCGCTGGGGGTGTGGATGCTCGGGCGGACGGTGGTGCCGCTGAACTATCTGCTCAAGGGCAGCGACCTGCAGTACGTGGTGGATGATTCGGAGATCGACACGATCGTGACGGTCGGACCGATGCTGGAGTTCGTGGGCGAGGCGCCGCGCGGGCCGCGCCTGGTGCGTCTGGATGCGATGAACTTTCGGCAGACGCCGCTTTTGCGCTGGCCGCGCTGGCTGGGGAGCGATGAATTGGCGGTGCTGCTGTATACGTCGGGCACGAGCGGCAAGCCCAAGGGGGTGATGCTGTCGCACGGCAACATCGCGGCGAACGTTGAGCAGTGCATGGAGTGGGTGGATTTCAACGAGCGCGACGTGATCCTGGGCGTGCTGCCGCAGTTTCATGTTTTCGGGTTGACGGCGTTGACGCTGCTGCCGCTGAGTCATGGGCTCAAGGTGATATTCACGGCGCGGTTCATGCCGCGCAAGATCGTGCAGTTGATGAAGCGGCACCGGCCGACGGCGTTCATGGGGATTGCGTCGATGTACACGGCGCTTTTGAACGTGAAGGAGCAGACGGCGGAAGACTGGAGCAGCCTGCGGTTTGTGGTGTCGGGCGGCGAGCCGCTGCCGGATGCGGTGTCGCAGGCGTTTCGCGAGCGGTTAAACGTGACGCTGAACGAAGGATTCGGCATGACGGAGACGAGCGCGGTGAGCCACTGGTGCCGGCCGAGCGAGACGCGGCGGCACAGCGTGGGGCGGGCCCTGCCGCGCATTGAAGTGAAGATCGTGGACAGCAGCGGGCAGCGCATGGGCGTGAACGAGGATGGGGAATTGCGCCTGCGCGGGCCGAACATGATGCAGGGGTATTTCAAGCTGCCCGAGGAGACGGCGGCGGCGTTTGATGAAGAGGGCTACTTGCGCACGGGCGACATGGCGCGGGAGGATGCGGATGGGTTTCTGTACATCACCGGGCGCATCAAGGAGATGATGATCATCGGCGGTGAGAACGTGTTTCCGCGCGAGATCGAGGAGGCGCTTAACAAGCACCCGAGCGTGGCGGCGAGCGCGGTGATCGGGGTGCGCGACGAATCGCGCGGCGAGGCGCCGGTGGCGTTCGTCGAGCTGGTGGAGGGCGCGACGTTTGACGAGGTGGCGCTGCGGTCGCACTGCAGGAAGTGGCTGGCGCAGTACAAGGTGCCGCGCGATGTGTACTTGATGGAGAAGCTGCCGCGCAACGCGACGGGGAAGATCATGCGTCGTGAGCTGCGCGTGCCGGAGGGGGCGGGGGGTTAG
- a CDS encoding ACT domain-containing protein — MKVLIAEKFEKVGVDGLKELGCEVIHNPDVPAEDLPALMSEIEPDVLIVRGKKVSGEAIKAGTRLGLIIRAGAGYDSIDVKTASSMGVFVANCPGKNSIAVAELVMGLICSCDRRIPDQTADLRAGKWNKKEYGKARGLHGRTLGIVGLGQIGREIMKRAQAFGMKVVAWSRNLTTEEAESLGIGYCATPMDVARLGDVVSINVAATGETENLVSAEFLDAMKPGAYLINTSRGKVVDEQALLAAIEKKGLRCGLDVYRGEPGSPTGEFWSELAQHHGVYGTHHIGASTDQAQIAIAHEVIRIMSCFIAEHDVHNCVNLHAASPATHVLSVRHRNRPGVLSHVFRAIADESINVEEVENINYHGGEATCARVHLVGCPNETTLQRIRTGNENIISVTLRPIAKG; from the coding sequence ATGAAGGTGCTCATAGCGGAGAAGTTCGAGAAAGTCGGCGTCGACGGGCTGAAAGAACTCGGCTGCGAGGTCATTCACAACCCCGACGTGCCAGCTGAAGATCTGCCGGCGCTGATGAGCGAGATCGAGCCGGATGTGCTCATCGTGCGCGGCAAGAAGGTCTCGGGCGAAGCAATCAAGGCGGGCACGCGGCTGGGGCTGATCATCCGGGCCGGGGCGGGCTACGACAGCATTGACGTGAAGACCGCCTCGAGCATGGGCGTGTTCGTGGCGAACTGCCCGGGCAAGAACTCGATCGCCGTGGCCGAATTGGTCATGGGGCTGATCTGCTCGTGCGATCGCCGCATCCCCGATCAGACGGCGGACCTGCGCGCGGGCAAGTGGAACAAGAAGGAATACGGCAAGGCGCGCGGGCTGCACGGGCGCACGCTGGGCATCGTCGGCCTCGGTCAGATCGGCCGGGAGATCATGAAGCGGGCCCAGGCGTTCGGCATGAAGGTCGTCGCGTGGTCGCGCAACCTGACGACGGAGGAGGCCGAGTCGCTGGGCATCGGATATTGCGCCACACCCATGGACGTCGCGCGGCTGGGCGACGTGGTGTCGATCAACGTCGCGGCCACTGGCGAAACGGAAAACCTCGTCAGCGCCGAGTTCCTCGACGCCATGAAGCCGGGCGCGTATCTCATTAACACCTCGCGCGGCAAGGTGGTCGACGAGCAGGCACTGCTGGCCGCGATCGAGAAGAAGGGCCTGCGCTGCGGCCTGGATGTCTATCGCGGCGAGCCGGGCAGCCCGACCGGCGAGTTCTGGAGCGAACTGGCCCAGCACCACGGCGTGTACGGCACGCACCACATCGGCGCTTCGACCGACCAGGCGCAGATCGCCATCGCGCACGAAGTCATTCGCATCATGAGTTGCTTCATCGCCGAGCATGACGTGCACAACTGCGTGAACCTCCACGCGGCCAGCCCGGCCACGCACGTGCTCTCGGTGCGGCACCGCAACCGGCCCGGCGTGCTCTCGCATGTGTTCCGGGCCATCGCGGATGAATCGATCAACGTCGAAGAGGTCGAGAACATCAACTACCACGGCGGCGAAGCGACCTGCGCGCGCGTGCACCTCGTCGGGTGCCCGAACGAGACCACGCTGCAGCGCATCCGCACGGGCAACGAGAACATCATCAGCGTCACCCTCCGGCCGATCGCCAAGGGCTGA
- a CDS encoding ankyrin repeat domain-containing protein: MHSRLELIRPLIAAGAEVNGIVESTAMTPLHTAAMCGNEQAVKLLLELGADPALRTTRGQSAAELAAGPHRDDITSLLKKHTSN; encoded by the coding sequence GTGCATTCGCGCCTCGAACTGATCCGCCCCCTCATCGCCGCCGGCGCCGAGGTCAACGGCATCGTCGAGTCCACCGCCATGACGCCCCTGCACACCGCCGCGATGTGCGGCAATGAGCAGGCCGTGAAACTCCTCCTCGAACTCGGCGCCGACCCCGCGCTGCGCACCACGCGCGGCCAGAGCGCCGCCGAACTCGCCGCCGGCCCCCACCGCGACGACATCACCTCGCTCCTCAAGAAGCACACGAGCAATTGA
- a CDS encoding RloB domain-containing protein, with product MKSPKYQHMLDGLRRREGWRETTPRIVLIFEDSRSAPNYFEALRTFRQISNRSIIVDYDESVTDPHSVVKRAVQYRQEMIEEHSFSKDDGDQTWVVIDVDRHERIHEAIQLAESQGIGVAVSNPCFEFWILLHFEECAPAIADCSELIRKHLRKHIPKYEKGTAKFSEIVAMAPQACERAARQYKAKAECDPLKCVPCTLVYRLIQVFPPAISAE from the coding sequence GTGAAGTCTCCGAAATATCAGCATATGTTGGATGGCCTGAGACGGCGCGAAGGCTGGCGCGAAACTACGCCTCGAATTGTTCTCATATTCGAGGATTCTCGTTCTGCGCCAAACTACTTCGAGGCGCTCAGGACATTCCGCCAAATTAGCAATCGAAGCATTATCGTCGACTACGATGAATCCGTGACTGACCCACATAGCGTCGTCAAGAGAGCGGTACAGTATCGGCAGGAGATGATTGAGGAGCACTCATTTAGCAAAGACGACGGTGATCAAACGTGGGTCGTTATTGACGTGGATCGACATGAGCGAATTCATGAAGCCATCCAGCTCGCCGAATCGCAGGGTATTGGCGTAGCGGTATCAAATCCCTGCTTCGAATTCTGGATCTTGCTGCACTTCGAGGAATGCGCTCCAGCCATCGCTGACTGTTCCGAGTTAATACGCAAGCATCTTCGCAAGCACATTCCGAAATACGAAAAGGGAACCGCAAAATTCTCCGAAATTGTTGCGATGGCGCCGCAAGCTTGCGAGAGAGCTGCAAGACAGTATAAAGCAAAGGCAGAGTGCGACCCGCTCAAGTGCGTGCCTTGCACCCTAGTGTACCGTCTTATTCAGGTGTTTCCGCCAGCGATCTCAGCCGAGTGA
- a CDS encoding DUF1015 domain-containing protein — MRINPFRALRPTRELAAKVASVPYDVVNREEAVALAEGNPISFLHVCRPDIDLPADMDPHDDATYAKGFENLNRFQAEGTLARDTAPDLYIYRLVMDGKAQTGIVACVHIDDYEHDFIKKHEKTRRDKEDDRTRHVLEMNANAEPVFLTYKDEAEVARLMSEAAKGEALYDFAAVDGVRHTIWKAPDAAALVKAFGKVPHVYVADGHHRCASAWRAGKTLREQNPGHTGNEEYNWFLAVLFPASEVRIMAYNRVVQDLNGQTPAEVLEKLRGVGRVSATDKSTPPVPGSFCVYLDHEWHLVEIDEKSIDRSDPINSLDVALLESRILEPILGIGDIRTDKRIDFVGGIRGTVELQRRVNSGEMAIAFSMFPTTMEQLMAVADAGKIMPPKSTWFEPKLRSGLLVHTLD, encoded by the coding sequence ATGCGCATCAATCCCTTTCGAGCCTTGCGACCGACGCGCGAACTCGCCGCCAAGGTGGCTTCGGTGCCCTATGACGTTGTGAACCGCGAGGAAGCGGTCGCCCTGGCCGAAGGGAATCCGATCAGTTTCCTGCACGTGTGCCGGCCGGACATCGACCTGCCCGCAGACATGGACCCGCATGATGATGCGACGTATGCCAAGGGGTTCGAGAACCTCAATCGCTTTCAGGCGGAGGGAACGCTCGCGCGGGATACAGCGCCGGACCTCTACATCTACCGCCTCGTGATGGACGGTAAGGCGCAGACGGGAATCGTCGCCTGCGTGCACATCGATGACTACGAGCATGACTTCATCAAGAAGCACGAGAAGACGCGGCGCGACAAGGAAGATGACCGCACGCGGCATGTGCTGGAGATGAACGCCAACGCCGAGCCGGTCTTCCTGACGTACAAGGACGAGGCGGAGGTCGCGCGGCTGATGTCCGAGGCAGCGAAGGGTGAAGCGCTTTACGATTTTGCGGCTGTGGATGGTGTGCGGCACACGATCTGGAAGGCGCCGGACGCGGCGGCGCTGGTCAAGGCGTTTGGAAAGGTGCCGCACGTCTACGTGGCCGACGGGCACCACCGCTGCGCCAGCGCCTGGCGGGCGGGCAAGACTCTGCGCGAGCAAAACCCCGGGCACACGGGCAATGAGGAGTACAACTGGTTCCTGGCCGTGCTCTTCCCGGCCTCGGAGGTGCGCATCATGGCGTACAACCGCGTTGTGCAGGATCTCAACGGGCAGACGCCGGCCGAGGTGCTGGAGAAGTTGCGCGGCGTGGGGCGCGTGAGCGCGACGGACAAATCGACGCCGCCGGTTCCCGGGTCATTCTGCGTCTACCTTGACCACGAATGGCACCTCGTTGAGATTGACGAGAAGAGCATCGACCGGAGCGACCCGATCAACTCGCTCGATGTAGCGCTGCTGGAGTCGCGCATCCTTGAACCGATCCTGGGCATCGGCGACATCCGCACCGACAAGCGCATCGACTTCGTCGGCGGCATTCGCGGCACGGTGGAACTGCAGCGGCGCGTCAACAGCGGGGAGATGGCGATCGCGTTTTCGATGTTCCCGACGACGATGGAGCAGTTGATGGCGGTCGCGGACGCGGGGAAGATCATGCCACCCAAGAGCACGTGGTTCGAGCCCAAACTCCGCAGCGGATTGCTCGTGCATACACTCGACTGA